From Tachypleus tridentatus isolate NWPU-2018 chromosome 8, ASM421037v1, whole genome shotgun sequence, a single genomic window includes:
- the LOC143258647 gene encoding uncharacterized protein LOC143258647 isoform X1 yields the protein MHLPTDLFGSSADTPDTMTDFLLPGERALHEALSEHPGELVRTASPSVLCSALPSHWRSNKTLPVAFKVVALADVTDGTVVTLRAGNDENFCAELRNSSAVMKNHVAKFNDLRFVGRSGRGKSLTITITLSTSPPQVASYTKAIKVTVDGPREPRSKTRQQQQLRAFATAFGQRPPFLDPLREWEHLRRKAAEQWTLEFPRRMPGAPADHVQALHLAGTEHHWNPYAPPYPSYLASTSSIQGSAFPAPPVNYTLEDALTGTTHHSCSNSIQLTSGLSERGGGSSLAALNDQNSALALKTDSILVSRYNSAVAAATDFCLSNRLSELRQGLGGINSAGINQQTPSTTVPLLSANGAASCLSVSHGGYGILASHSCYGNGNGNAAAAAGMYLSPPVVPPSLLYPQLYSSVSQSQIHPSLHLLGNELRSAVDVTLATQQHHRNEQLVAGLTNMAASRANTSSTDGTIQSESSNSEDRQTAHVTPTVSGSTLFGATNVHSDPTLWRPY from the exons ATGCACTTGCCCACAGATCTATTCGGCTCTTCGGCCGATACGCCCGATACTATGACGGACTTTCTTTTGCCAGGAGAGCGAGCTCTCCACGAGGCACTAAGCGAACACCCAGGCGAGTTAGTGCGGACAGCCAGCCCTAGTGTGCTGTGTTCTGCGCTTCCTTCACACTGGCGGTCCAACAAGACGCTTCCGGTGGCTTTCAAAGTAGTGGCACTGGCTGATGTAACCGACGGGACTGTGGTGACCCTTCGTGCAGGAAACGATGAGAACTTTTGTGCGGAACTTCGGAACTCTTCGGCAGTCATGAAAAACCACGTGGCCAAATTCAACGACCTGCGGTTTGTCGGCAGGAGCGGGCGAG gGAAGAGCCTAACCATAACGATTACCTTGAGCACCAGTCCTCCCCAGGTGGCATCTTACACAAAAGCGATCAAAGTAACAGTTGATGGGCCTCGAGAACCCAGAAGTAAGACAC GACAACAACAACAGCTTCGGGCCTTTGCGACAGCGTTTGGCCAACGTCCTCCGTTCCTTGACCCACTTCGAGAGTGGGAACACTTACGACGAAAGGCTGCCGAGCAATGGACTTTAGAGTTTCCTCGAAGGATGCCAGGCGCCCCCGCAG ACCATGTTCAAGCTCTCCATCTGGCTGGAACTGAACATCATTGGAATCCTTATGCTCCGCCTTACCCATCATACCTTGCATCAACATCTTCAATACAGGGATCCGCATTCCCAGCACCACCAGTAAATTATACGTTAGAGGACGCATTGACAGGAACCACTCACCATTCTTGCTCCAATTCGATACAATTAACCTCAG GTTTATCTGAACGCGGAGGAGGAAGTTCTTTAGCTGCGCTGAACGACCAGAACAGTGCTCTTGCCCTAAAGACAGACTCAATATTAGTATCTCGGTACAACAGTGCTGTGGCTGCAGCAACTGACTTTTGTTTATCTAATAGATTATCCGAACTGCGACAGGGATTAGGCGGGATTAACAGCGCTGGGATTAACCAACAGACACCCAGTACTACAGTACCGCTCTTATCGGCCAATGGCGCAGCCTCTTGCTTGTCGGTCAGTCACGGAGGGTATGGAATTTTGGCATCTCACAGTTGCTATGGTAACGGAAACGGTAATGCAGCGGCTGCTGCTGGGATGTATTTGAGTCCTCCAGTAGTTCCCCCGTCCCTCCTTTATCCTCAGCTCTATTCCAGCGTCTCTCAGTCTCAAATTCATCCATCTCTACATCTTTTGGGCAATGAGCTGAGATCAGCTGTGGATGTTACTCTTGCTACCCAACAACACCATCGCAACGAACAACTGGTTGCAGGACTAACCAATATGGCAGCTTCTCGAGCAAACACCAGCTCCACGGATGGTACGATCCAATCAGAAAGCAGTAACAGCGAAGACAGACAGACAGCTCACGTGACTCCAACGGTTAGCGGAAGCACTCTTTTTGGAGCTACTAATGTACACAGTGATCCGACATTATGGAGACCCTATTGA
- the LOC143258647 gene encoding uncharacterized protein LOC143258647 isoform X2, with protein sequence MHLPTDLFGSSADTPDTMTDFLLPGERALHEALSEHPGELVRTASPSVLCSALPSHWRSNKTLPVAFKVVALADVTDGTVVTLRAGNDENFCAELRNSSAVMKNHVAKFNDLRFVGRSGRGKSLTITITLSTSPPQVASYTKAIKVTVDGPREPRRQQQQLRAFATAFGQRPPFLDPLREWEHLRRKAAEQWTLEFPRRMPGAPADHVQALHLAGTEHHWNPYAPPYPSYLASTSSIQGSAFPAPPVNYTLEDALTGTTHHSCSNSIQLTSGLSERGGGSSLAALNDQNSALALKTDSILVSRYNSAVAAATDFCLSNRLSELRQGLGGINSAGINQQTPSTTVPLLSANGAASCLSVSHGGYGILASHSCYGNGNGNAAAAAGMYLSPPVVPPSLLYPQLYSSVSQSQIHPSLHLLGNELRSAVDVTLATQQHHRNEQLVAGLTNMAASRANTSSTDGTIQSESSNSEDRQTAHVTPTVSGSTLFGATNVHSDPTLWRPY encoded by the exons ATGCACTTGCCCACAGATCTATTCGGCTCTTCGGCCGATACGCCCGATACTATGACGGACTTTCTTTTGCCAGGAGAGCGAGCTCTCCACGAGGCACTAAGCGAACACCCAGGCGAGTTAGTGCGGACAGCCAGCCCTAGTGTGCTGTGTTCTGCGCTTCCTTCACACTGGCGGTCCAACAAGACGCTTCCGGTGGCTTTCAAAGTAGTGGCACTGGCTGATGTAACCGACGGGACTGTGGTGACCCTTCGTGCAGGAAACGATGAGAACTTTTGTGCGGAACTTCGGAACTCTTCGGCAGTCATGAAAAACCACGTGGCCAAATTCAACGACCTGCGGTTTGTCGGCAGGAGCGGGCGAG gGAAGAGCCTAACCATAACGATTACCTTGAGCACCAGTCCTCCCCAGGTGGCATCTTACACAAAAGCGATCAAAGTAACAGTTGATGGGCCTCGAGAACCCAGAA GACAACAACAACAGCTTCGGGCCTTTGCGACAGCGTTTGGCCAACGTCCTCCGTTCCTTGACCCACTTCGAGAGTGGGAACACTTACGACGAAAGGCTGCCGAGCAATGGACTTTAGAGTTTCCTCGAAGGATGCCAGGCGCCCCCGCAG ACCATGTTCAAGCTCTCCATCTGGCTGGAACTGAACATCATTGGAATCCTTATGCTCCGCCTTACCCATCATACCTTGCATCAACATCTTCAATACAGGGATCCGCATTCCCAGCACCACCAGTAAATTATACGTTAGAGGACGCATTGACAGGAACCACTCACCATTCTTGCTCCAATTCGATACAATTAACCTCAG GTTTATCTGAACGCGGAGGAGGAAGTTCTTTAGCTGCGCTGAACGACCAGAACAGTGCTCTTGCCCTAAAGACAGACTCAATATTAGTATCTCGGTACAACAGTGCTGTGGCTGCAGCAACTGACTTTTGTTTATCTAATAGATTATCCGAACTGCGACAGGGATTAGGCGGGATTAACAGCGCTGGGATTAACCAACAGACACCCAGTACTACAGTACCGCTCTTATCGGCCAATGGCGCAGCCTCTTGCTTGTCGGTCAGTCACGGAGGGTATGGAATTTTGGCATCTCACAGTTGCTATGGTAACGGAAACGGTAATGCAGCGGCTGCTGCTGGGATGTATTTGAGTCCTCCAGTAGTTCCCCCGTCCCTCCTTTATCCTCAGCTCTATTCCAGCGTCTCTCAGTCTCAAATTCATCCATCTCTACATCTTTTGGGCAATGAGCTGAGATCAGCTGTGGATGTTACTCTTGCTACCCAACAACACCATCGCAACGAACAACTGGTTGCAGGACTAACCAATATGGCAGCTTCTCGAGCAAACACCAGCTCCACGGATGGTACGATCCAATCAGAAAGCAGTAACAGCGAAGACAGACAGACAGCTCACGTGACTCCAACGGTTAGCGGAAGCACTCTTTTTGGAGCTACTAATGTACACAGTGATCCGACATTATGGAGACCCTATTGA
- the LOC143258647 gene encoding uncharacterized protein LOC143258647 isoform X3, which yields MHLPTDLFGSSADTPDTMTDFLLPGERALHEALSEHPGELVRTASPSVLCSALPSHWRSNKTLPVAFKVVALADVTDGTVVTLRAGNDENFCAELRNSSAVMKNHVAKFNDLRFVGRSGRGQQQQLRAFATAFGQRPPFLDPLREWEHLRRKAAEQWTLEFPRRMPGAPADHVQALHLAGTEHHWNPYAPPYPSYLASTSSIQGSAFPAPPVNYTLEDALTGTTHHSCSNSIQLTSGLSERGGGSSLAALNDQNSALALKTDSILVSRYNSAVAAATDFCLSNRLSELRQGLGGINSAGINQQTPSTTVPLLSANGAASCLSVSHGGYGILASHSCYGNGNGNAAAAAGMYLSPPVVPPSLLYPQLYSSVSQSQIHPSLHLLGNELRSAVDVTLATQQHHRNEQLVAGLTNMAASRANTSSTDGTIQSESSNSEDRQTAHVTPTVSGSTLFGATNVHSDPTLWRPY from the exons ATGCACTTGCCCACAGATCTATTCGGCTCTTCGGCCGATACGCCCGATACTATGACGGACTTTCTTTTGCCAGGAGAGCGAGCTCTCCACGAGGCACTAAGCGAACACCCAGGCGAGTTAGTGCGGACAGCCAGCCCTAGTGTGCTGTGTTCTGCGCTTCCTTCACACTGGCGGTCCAACAAGACGCTTCCGGTGGCTTTCAAAGTAGTGGCACTGGCTGATGTAACCGACGGGACTGTGGTGACCCTTCGTGCAGGAAACGATGAGAACTTTTGTGCGGAACTTCGGAACTCTTCGGCAGTCATGAAAAACCACGTGGCCAAATTCAACGACCTGCGGTTTGTCGGCAGGAGCGGGCGAG GACAACAACAACAGCTTCGGGCCTTTGCGACAGCGTTTGGCCAACGTCCTCCGTTCCTTGACCCACTTCGAGAGTGGGAACACTTACGACGAAAGGCTGCCGAGCAATGGACTTTAGAGTTTCCTCGAAGGATGCCAGGCGCCCCCGCAG ACCATGTTCAAGCTCTCCATCTGGCTGGAACTGAACATCATTGGAATCCTTATGCTCCGCCTTACCCATCATACCTTGCATCAACATCTTCAATACAGGGATCCGCATTCCCAGCACCACCAGTAAATTATACGTTAGAGGACGCATTGACAGGAACCACTCACCATTCTTGCTCCAATTCGATACAATTAACCTCAG GTTTATCTGAACGCGGAGGAGGAAGTTCTTTAGCTGCGCTGAACGACCAGAACAGTGCTCTTGCCCTAAAGACAGACTCAATATTAGTATCTCGGTACAACAGTGCTGTGGCTGCAGCAACTGACTTTTGTTTATCTAATAGATTATCCGAACTGCGACAGGGATTAGGCGGGATTAACAGCGCTGGGATTAACCAACAGACACCCAGTACTACAGTACCGCTCTTATCGGCCAATGGCGCAGCCTCTTGCTTGTCGGTCAGTCACGGAGGGTATGGAATTTTGGCATCTCACAGTTGCTATGGTAACGGAAACGGTAATGCAGCGGCTGCTGCTGGGATGTATTTGAGTCCTCCAGTAGTTCCCCCGTCCCTCCTTTATCCTCAGCTCTATTCCAGCGTCTCTCAGTCTCAAATTCATCCATCTCTACATCTTTTGGGCAATGAGCTGAGATCAGCTGTGGATGTTACTCTTGCTACCCAACAACACCATCGCAACGAACAACTGGTTGCAGGACTAACCAATATGGCAGCTTCTCGAGCAAACACCAGCTCCACGGATGGTACGATCCAATCAGAAAGCAGTAACAGCGAAGACAGACAGACAGCTCACGTGACTCCAACGGTTAGCGGAAGCACTCTTTTTGGAGCTACTAATGTACACAGTGATCCGACATTATGGAGACCCTATTGA